From a region of the Myxococcaceae bacterium JPH2 genome:
- a CDS encoding TIGR02270 family protein, with protein MEESFDEAAFLWSQRERSLQSPDFTLPDIAAIEERLRARLDLLILGGAPVGERLLHPALVCDEQERISVTALALLTGASDSAVKLLIRSIQEGTEPQRAAICRALELCERRGIELHLMPLLQQAPPKVSASVLDVLTARRVRPDCSLEQLFEQGEPVLQEAVFHAAARVPQSLAPSLLTQGLVSRETPVRNAALEAGLVLGHRAAWTACVELVSRQDSASTLAMLALALGGSSDEFQRLLGTLAVPELRKDALWALGFSGRRAAAEACLTWMREDTLCRIAGEAFTAITGLSLEGEFAIDEPPSPEELIPLEEEDLDADLVPSPDERLPHPNVEAINRWWQKARAQLDPDIRHFRGKPFTPGQLLEQLRHGGMRRRPVLALELAIRTHGEHRVSVRALTDHQRQELELVRHLPEGSLNRPFTMTSGPTGAPASAPRAPPRRSLEDRTASSSSRSAGLAVTALGMVSSIGGDVVSSCAASRAGILRITELDTLQQWDAESEQMQPAKGHTASTLTRGFLGMGRLARLGAAALEDLTTSSGEKEWAQTGLFIALPSSFYLSAHEQRVTEQASREPGAAQEAIPLDSGAAEIRRLQYEQMLVPVLLRQSRLAIPHDHCRLFFGDQLGFIRALRAAEDALARGTLNRCIVGGIDSLVEPLTLEALDNLQLLRSPTQPAKMLPGEGAAFVLVEKRRTAEKRGATIHAWLGGAREARDDTNRLAGSPWVGRALAEVLQASIGEASLAHEPPGWVVGDLNGDERRAQDWGFALVRMKGTHDLGELPHWHVAESFGALGAATGPAAVCMVARALARCYAHSPRCVVWLAADDGFKGALNISAAPS; from the coding sequence ATGGAGGAGAGCTTTGATGAGGCCGCATTCCTCTGGTCGCAGCGGGAGCGTTCGCTGCAGTCGCCCGATTTCACCCTGCCAGACATCGCCGCGATCGAGGAGCGACTCCGCGCCAGGCTGGACCTGCTGATCCTGGGGGGTGCCCCCGTCGGCGAGCGGCTGCTACACCCCGCCCTTGTGTGTGATGAGCAGGAACGGATCTCCGTGACGGCTCTTGCCTTGCTGACGGGCGCGAGCGACAGCGCGGTCAAGCTGCTCATCCGGAGCATCCAGGAGGGAACGGAGCCACAGCGTGCGGCAATCTGCCGCGCCCTTGAACTGTGTGAGCGGCGAGGAATCGAATTGCACCTGATGCCCCTGCTTCAGCAGGCCCCCCCGAAGGTCAGCGCCTCCGTTCTGGATGTGCTGACGGCTCGCCGCGTTCGGCCCGACTGCAGCCTGGAGCAGCTTTTCGAGCAGGGAGAGCCCGTGCTGCAGGAGGCCGTGTTCCATGCCGCCGCCCGCGTTCCCCAATCTCTCGCCCCGTCACTCCTGACCCAAGGCCTGGTGTCGAGAGAAACGCCTGTCCGAAACGCGGCCCTGGAGGCGGGCCTTGTGCTTGGCCACCGCGCGGCCTGGACCGCCTGCGTAGAGCTCGTCTCTCGTCAGGACTCCGCCTCCACCCTTGCCATGCTGGCGCTTGCCCTCGGCGGCTCATCCGATGAGTTCCAGCGGCTGCTGGGCACCCTCGCAGTTCCCGAGCTGCGCAAGGATGCGCTCTGGGCACTCGGCTTTAGCGGCCGGAGAGCAGCGGCCGAAGCCTGTCTGACATGGATGCGCGAAGACACGCTCTGCAGGATTGCCGGTGAGGCGTTCACAGCCATCACAGGTCTGTCTCTGGAGGGGGAGTTCGCGATCGATGAACCTCCCTCGCCTGAAGAACTCATCCCTCTCGAGGAGGAGGACCTTGATGCCGACCTTGTCCCCTCCCCCGACGAACGGCTACCGCACCCGAATGTCGAGGCCATCAACCGATGGTGGCAGAAGGCGCGGGCGCAGCTCGATCCAGACATTCGACACTTCAGGGGCAAGCCATTCACCCCCGGCCAACTTCTGGAACAACTCCGGCACGGGGGCATGCGGAGGCGCCCCGTCCTCGCGCTGGAACTCGCGATCCGAACCCATGGCGAGCACCGCGTGTCAGTCCGGGCCCTCACGGACCACCAGCGCCAAGAGCTCGAACTGGTCCGGCACCTCCCCGAGGGGAGTCTGAATCGTCCTTTCACCATGACATCGGGGCCAACGGGTGCACCAGCCAGTGCGCCACGCGCCCCGCCCAGACGCAGCCTTGAGGACAGAACAGCCTCATCGTCCTCCCGGAGCGCGGGGCTCGCAGTCACGGCCTTGGGGATGGTCTCCTCGATTGGCGGCGACGTGGTCTCGAGCTGCGCCGCCAGCCGCGCTGGCATCCTGAGAATCACGGAGCTGGACACCCTCCAGCAATGGGATGCAGAGAGCGAGCAGATGCAGCCCGCGAAGGGGCATACGGCTTCCACGCTCACTCGAGGCTTCTTGGGCATGGGCCGACTCGCGCGGCTGGGAGCCGCTGCGCTGGAGGACCTCACCACGAGCAGTGGTGAGAAAGAGTGGGCCCAGACAGGGCTCTTCATTGCCCTTCCGAGCAGCTTCTACCTGTCCGCACATGAGCAACGCGTCACTGAGCAGGCCTCGCGAGAGCCAGGAGCCGCCCAAGAGGCCATCCCCCTGGATTCGGGAGCTGCGGAGATACGGAGGCTCCAATACGAGCAGATGCTCGTCCCGGTGCTCCTCCGCCAATCGCGATTGGCGATTCCTCATGACCATTGCCGCCTGTTCTTTGGAGATCAGCTTGGATTCATCCGCGCCTTGCGCGCGGCGGAGGACGCCCTCGCACGAGGGACACTCAACCGCTGCATCGTGGGAGGCATTGACAGCCTGGTGGAGCCGCTCACGTTGGAGGCGCTCGACAACCTCCAACTCCTGAGGTCCCCTACTCAACCCGCCAAGATGCTCCCTGGAGAGGGGGCCGCGTTCGTGCTGGTCGAGAAACGACGGACCGCCGAGAAACGGGGCGCGACCATTCATGCGTGGCTCGGAGGGGCACGCGAAGCCAGGGACGACACGAATCGTCTCGCGGGCAGCCCATGGGTTGGGCGCGCACTCGCGGAAGTCCTTCAAGCGTCCATAGGAGAGGCTTCGCTTGCGCACGAGCCACCTGGCTGGGTGGTCGGGGACCTGAATGGCGACGAGCGGCGGGCCCAGGACTGGGGGTTTGCTCTGGTCCGGATGAAGGGAACACACGACCTGGGCGAGCTTCCGCATTGGCACGTCGCGGAGTCGTTTGGAGCGCTCGGCGCAGCCACCGGCCCCGCCGCCGTCTGCATGGTGGCGCGTGCTCTGGCGCGTTGCTATGCTCACTCGCCTCGGTGTGTGGTGTGGTTGGCGGCTGATGACGGCTTCAAGGGGGCATTGAACATCAGCGCAGCCCCTTCATGA
- a CDS encoding AHH domain-containing protein, translated as MAEPKHLDRNQEKRLGWFDKVKDGKPAYKDYKSSCKSGYRGPRHEAHHIVPDDMIDESVAEAGKNIGLQYLEDVMHITDWNINNPDNMIGLPSYHSYDQYYQRKIDLEWLTTHAPRTKVWVDWFNNDKSFARATRDRWLKLFNSGATNPEGLPIHNPSQWGHLEYDELLKDDLLNNVWNQVDAVRGEHKLDAVNVAGALKLLQTKWRNHLVNRGRGGNEDKWNRRHVDDPGDDWYVPFTMAGDRNPIFG; from the coding sequence ATGGCAGAGCCGAAGCACCTCGACCGGAACCAGGAGAAACGCCTCGGCTGGTTCGACAAGGTCAAAGACGGCAAGCCAGCGTACAAGGACTACAAGAGCTCTTGTAAGTCTGGCTATCGCGGGCCCAGACACGAGGCCCACCACATCGTCCCGGACGACATGATTGACGAATCCGTCGCCGAGGCAGGCAAGAACATCGGGCTCCAGTATCTCGAGGACGTGATGCACATCACGGACTGGAACATCAACAACCCCGATAACATGATTGGCCTACCCTCCTACCACTCCTATGACCAGTATTATCAGAGGAAGATCGACCTCGAGTGGCTGACCACGCACGCCCCGCGCACCAAGGTGTGGGTGGACTGGTTCAACAACGACAAGTCATTCGCACGAGCGACCCGAGATCGCTGGCTCAAGCTGTTCAACTCAGGCGCCACCAATCCTGAAGGCCTGCCTATCCACAACCCCAGCCAATGGGGACATCTGGAGTATGACGAGCTACTGAAGGACGACCTGCTCAACAATGTCTGGAACCAGGTGGACGCGGTCCGCGGAGAGCACAAGCTGGATGCGGTCAACGTCGCCGGCGCCCTCAAGCTATTGCAGACGAAGTGGCGCAACCACCTGGTCAACAGAGGCCGTGGAGGCAACGAGGACAAGTGGAATCGGCGCCATGTCGATGATCCGGGCGATGACTGGTATGTGCCGTTCACCATGGCGGGAGACCGCAATCCCATCTTCGGCTAG
- a CDS encoding immunity 49 family protein: MPRLEDLPQQIVPHVRMLIDVATRQKSARSLGKICHEMAAHYRALGICLLLTEMEVDGFFHWLIQSALTRKYYLDRSAAENVLDDFQRRASVTGPFFDAIAAGQWKLARHIAALSPTTWWKGHEYEDDFAYAFFLHTFIRKDPADAPALQGTLARYEQVLEGQSDPRLDVCKALYSKDQDSFLEAFSTLIGEYERTMKKLQATRDYDYTYEPNRHVMVEGLALLKLAESVGFETEAEYPLCPSVARHTAYAPFKPLGFPDLPLEP, translated from the coding sequence ATGCCCAGACTCGAAGACCTGCCCCAGCAGATCGTCCCTCATGTCAGGATGCTCATCGACGTGGCGACGCGTCAGAAGTCAGCCAGGTCGCTCGGAAAGATTTGCCATGAGATGGCTGCGCATTACCGCGCCCTGGGCATCTGCCTGCTGCTGACAGAGATGGAAGTGGATGGGTTCTTCCACTGGCTCATCCAATCGGCATTGACCCGGAAGTACTACCTGGACCGGAGCGCAGCCGAGAACGTCCTGGACGACTTCCAGCGGCGCGCGAGCGTTACCGGGCCGTTCTTTGATGCCATTGCCGCAGGCCAATGGAAGCTGGCGAGACACATTGCGGCGCTATCGCCCACCACATGGTGGAAGGGACACGAGTACGAAGACGACTTCGCCTATGCCTTCTTCCTCCATACCTTCATCAGGAAGGACCCTGCCGACGCGCCAGCCCTCCAGGGGACTCTGGCCCGCTATGAGCAGGTGCTGGAAGGGCAGAGCGATCCCCGGCTAGACGTCTGCAAGGCGCTGTACTCCAAGGACCAGGACTCGTTTCTGGAGGCCTTCTCCACGCTCATCGGCGAGTACGAGCGCACCATGAAGAAACTCCAGGCCACGCGCGACTATGACTACACGTATGAGCCCAACCGCCACGTCATGGTCGAGGGCTTGGCCCTCCTGAAGCTCGCCGAGTCAGTCGGTTTCGAGACCGAAGCAGAGTATCCGCTGTGTCCCAGCGTGGCGCGCCACACGGCCTATGCGCCCTTCAAGCCCCTGGGCTTTCCTGACCTCCCACTGGAGCCCTGA
- a CDS encoding response regulator → MTPPVILISDDEPLIVSALAREARRSGLTCVSDTTSERVLELARQHQPAVIILDINQHQDGRDLLAQLKQDPLTRDCKVIILSGVEDQFTRHVCFELGADDYEVKPFDPTFITRIARLAISVAHARS, encoded by the coding sequence ATGACGCCCCCGGTCATCCTCATCTCGGACGATGAGCCACTCATCGTCTCCGCGCTTGCACGAGAGGCCCGGCGGTCCGGCCTCACCTGCGTCTCCGACACCACCTCCGAGCGCGTGCTCGAGCTGGCCCGGCAGCACCAGCCCGCCGTCATCATCCTGGACATCAATCAGCACCAGGACGGGAGGGACCTGCTCGCGCAGCTCAAGCAGGATCCGCTCACCCGCGACTGCAAGGTCATCATCCTCAGCGGCGTCGAGGACCAGTTCACCCGTCACGTGTGCTTCGAACTGGGCGCCGACGACTACGAGGTGAAGCCCTTCGACCCCACCTTCATCACCCGCATCGCGCGCCTGGCCATCTCCGTGGCGCACGCGCGCTCGTGA
- a CDS encoding ribulose-phosphate 3-epimerase — translation MKRPVRIAPSLLSSDFGRLAEEVRAVEAAGADLIHVDVMDGRFVPNITLGPVIVEAIKRVATKPLDVHLMIVEPEKYVDAFVKAGADILTVHVEASPHLHRTLQHIRHAGAKASVVLNPATPLVAIEEVLGELDMVLLMSVNPGFGGQSFIEATVDKVRRLRAMLDARGLDVDIEVDGGINAQTAKRVVDAGATVLVAGSYVFGAKDYAAAIRSLRP, via the coding sequence ATGAAACGCCCTGTTCGCATCGCCCCCTCGCTCCTGTCGTCTGACTTTGGCCGCCTCGCCGAGGAGGTCCGCGCCGTGGAAGCGGCGGGCGCGGACCTGATTCATGTGGACGTCATGGATGGTCGCTTCGTCCCCAACATCACGCTGGGGCCGGTCATCGTCGAGGCCATCAAGCGGGTGGCGACGAAGCCGCTGGACGTGCACCTGATGATTGTGGAGCCGGAGAAGTACGTGGACGCGTTCGTGAAGGCGGGCGCGGACATCCTGACGGTGCACGTGGAGGCGAGCCCGCACCTGCACCGGACGCTGCAGCACATCCGTCACGCGGGAGCGAAGGCGTCGGTGGTGCTCAACCCGGCCACGCCGCTGGTGGCGATTGAAGAGGTGCTGGGCGAGCTGGACATGGTGCTGCTGATGAGCGTGAACCCCGGCTTCGGGGGACAGAGCTTCATCGAGGCCACGGTCGACAAGGTCCGCCGGCTGCGCGCGATGCTGGACGCGCGAGGGTTGGACGTGGACATCGAGGTGGACGGCGGCATCAACGCGCAGACGGCGAAGCGCGTGGTGGACGCGGGCGCGACGGTGTTGGTGGCGGGCAGCTACGTGTTCGGCGCGAAGGACTACGCCGCGGCCATCCGCTCGCTGCGACCGTGA